A single genomic interval of Candidatus Zixiibacteriota bacterium harbors:
- a CDS encoding tetratricopeptide repeat protein, translated as MATAPTRHRLTKHDLRTDAFTTGVFRAREWAEQNVRTVAIAVGAVIALVVGVWALTSHFADRKLDAQRLYGEAGIEMRSGNFAVATALLQRLIDEHSGAAVAGPGCFQMGHLHFLERSFDDARVAWERYIDDYGDDPLLVAAAWAGLGAIEEQANFPANAIAHYEQAIDVDPTGPQAPDYLRRLIRAAVASGDSAKALAAFDRLEKDYPAGGENTLIARQMLVEKGILDPNR; from the coding sequence ATGGCAACCGCACCGACACGACACCGACTGACCAAGCACGATCTGAGGACCGACGCCTTTACGACCGGCGTTTTTCGCGCCCGTGAATGGGCCGAGCAAAACGTGCGTACCGTGGCGATTGCCGTCGGGGCCGTAATCGCACTGGTGGTCGGGGTCTGGGCCCTCACCTCGCATTTCGCCGATCGGAAGCTCGACGCGCAGCGGCTCTATGGCGAAGCCGGGATCGAAATGCGCTCCGGCAATTTTGCGGTCGCCACCGCGCTGCTGCAACGATTGATCGATGAGCACTCCGGCGCCGCGGTTGCCGGGCCGGGCTGCTTCCAGATGGGGCACCTGCATTTCCTCGAGCGGTCGTTCGATGACGCGCGCGTCGCCTGGGAGCGGTACATCGACGACTACGGCGACGATCCGTTGCTGGTCGCCGCGGCCTGGGCGGGATTGGGCGCCATTGAAGAGCAGGCGAACTTCCCCGCCAACGCCATCGCCCATTACGAGCAGGCCATCGATGTCGACCCGACCGGACCGCAGGCGCCCGACTATCTGCGGCGACTTATCCGCGCAGCGGTCGCTTCCGGCGATTCTGCCAAAGCGCTGGCCGCATTCGACCGCCTCGAGAAAGACTATCCCGCCGGCGGCGAGAACACGCTGATCGCCCGCCAGATGCTCGTCGAGAAGGGCATCCTCGACCCAAACCGCTGA
- a CDS encoding nucleotidyltransferase family protein produces the protein MRKSLDEIRDVIRRNQDNLIERYGLRVSGVFGSYVRGDQEPDSDLDLLAEFVRPVSLLELVGAELYLTEVIGVKVDLVPMRSVRVGRHQHILNEAITV, from the coding sequence GTGAGGAAGTCGCTCGATGAAATCCGCGATGTGATTCGGCGGAATCAGGACAATTTAATCGAGCGCTACGGCTTGAGGGTATCCGGCGTTTTCGGCTCGTACGTCCGCGGTGATCAGGAGCCAGACAGCGACCTCGATTTGCTGGCTGAATTCGTACGGCCCGTCAGTCTGCTGGAGTTGGTGGGCGCGGAGTTGTATCTGACGGAGGTGATTGGAGTCAAAGTTGATCTGGTGCCGATGCGATCAGTTCGGGTAGGGCGGCACCAACATATTCTGAACGAAGCGATAACTGTCTGA